A window of the Vibrio pomeroyi genome harbors these coding sequences:
- a CDS encoding S9 family peptidase — MKHYSPSQLVAQQTQAPVAKKVPHAMTIHGDTRIDNYYWMRDDERQDPEILQHLEQENQYAETVLKHTESTQKQLLEEIKGRIAKDDNSVPVRKGSYYYSNKVTGDNEYPVHLREKDFLGTDKQVILDVNELAKEHEFFSIGGLTISPDENLLAYGEDTLSRRIYTIKIKDLTTGEYLNDEIEGASSAIAWQNDNQAFYYIKKDPQTLLGYQVYRHILGTPQTSDELIYEETDSAYYTSLSKSKDGEEVYIWHSSTETSGVSVIDANNPQAKAKAFYPKETGIEYSIAKLGDWYYIYTNYQAVNFRLMKVAADDMHDRSKWVDVIAADDNTQLVDFELFDDHLIYEQRADGLSTVTVRQLSTGKEFPLEFNDTAFAAYLTSNYELDNSKVRIYYSSLTTPGTYYDFDLSTGESEIKKQTPVLGDFEADNYQSERIMVTARDGKQVPVSLVYRKDLFKKDGTNPIYQYGYGSYGSTIEPTFSSTRLSLLDRGFVFAIAHIRGSEMLGRPWYEDGKKLSKQNTFNDFIDVTKDLVEEGYGAKDKVFAVGGSAGGLLMGAIINQAPELYKGIGAHVPFVDVVTTMLDESIPLTTNEYDEWGNPNNKTYYDYMLSYSPYDNIKVQNYPNMLVTTGLHDSQVQYFEPMKWVAKLREMKTGNNVLVFKTDMEAGHGGASGRFKRLKEDALEYAFFLDLLKTQ, encoded by the coding sequence ATGAAACACTACTCTCCATCGCAACTCGTCGCTCAGCAGACACAAGCTCCTGTTGCTAAGAAAGTCCCTCATGCAATGACGATTCATGGTGATACTCGAATCGATAATTACTACTGGATGCGCGATGATGAACGCCAAGATCCAGAGATCTTGCAGCATCTTGAACAAGAGAACCAGTACGCAGAGACCGTGCTGAAGCATACCGAATCAACACAAAAACAGTTACTTGAAGAGATCAAAGGCCGAATCGCGAAAGACGACAATTCAGTACCGGTTCGCAAAGGCAGCTACTACTACTCGAATAAAGTCACAGGAGACAACGAATATCCAGTTCACTTGCGTGAAAAAGACTTTTTAGGCACAGACAAGCAAGTCATCTTAGACGTTAACGAACTAGCAAAAGAACACGAATTCTTCAGTATCGGTGGCCTAACAATCAGCCCAGACGAAAACTTGTTGGCGTATGGCGAAGATACCCTGAGCCGCCGCATTTACACCATCAAGATTAAAGACCTCACCACTGGTGAGTACTTAAACGATGAAATTGAAGGTGCTTCGAGTGCTATTGCGTGGCAAAACGATAACCAAGCCTTTTACTACATCAAGAAAGATCCACAAACACTGCTGGGTTACCAAGTTTACCGCCACATTTTAGGCACACCTCAAACTAGCGATGAGTTAATCTACGAAGAAACCGACAGCGCTTACTACACCTCATTGAGCAAAAGCAAAGATGGTGAAGAGGTCTACATTTGGCACTCGAGCACAGAAACCAGTGGTGTTTCAGTCATTGATGCCAACAATCCACAGGCTAAAGCCAAAGCTTTCTACCCAAAAGAGACAGGCATAGAGTACAGCATCGCTAAACTGGGTGATTGGTATTACATCTACACCAACTACCAAGCAGTCAACTTTCGTTTAATGAAAGTCGCAGCTGATGACATGCATGACCGCTCAAAATGGGTCGATGTCATTGCAGCAGACGATAACACTCAGCTTGTTGATTTCGAGTTGTTTGATGACCACCTTATTTACGAGCAACGTGCGGATGGCTTGTCGACAGTCACGGTTCGCCAACTCTCAACAGGCAAAGAGTTCCCACTTGAATTTAACGACACCGCTTTCGCTGCTTACCTAACAAGTAACTATGAATTAGATAACTCAAAAGTTCGAATCTATTACAGCAGCTTGACTACGCCAGGAACTTACTATGATTTCGACCTAAGCACGGGTGAGTCAGAAATCAAAAAGCAAACACCAGTATTAGGTGATTTCGAAGCGGATAACTACCAATCAGAGCGAATCATGGTTACGGCTCGCGATGGCAAGCAAGTACCAGTCTCTTTGGTGTATCGCAAAGATTTATTCAAGAAAGACGGCACTAACCCAATTTACCAATACGGCTACGGATCTTACGGTTCAACCATTGAACCGACGTTCAGCTCAACTCGTCTCAGCCTGCTTGATAGAGGTTTCGTTTTTGCGATTGCTCACATCCGCGGTTCAGAAATGCTAGGGCGACCTTGGTATGAAGACGGCAAAAAACTGTCCAAGCAAAACACGTTCAATGACTTTATCGATGTAACTAAAGACCTAGTTGAAGAAGGTTATGGCGCTAAAGACAAAGTATTTGCGGTAGGCGGTTCAGCCGGCGGTCTATTAATGGGAGCAATCATCAACCAAGCGCCTGAATTGTATAAAGGCATTGGAGCACATGTTCCTTTTGTTGATGTAGTAACAACCATGCTTGACGAGTCGATCCCTCTTACGACTAACGAGTACGATGAATGGGGCAACCCTAACAATAAAACCTACTATGACTACATGCTGAGTTACTCACCGTACGACAACATTAAGGTACAAAACTACCCGAACATGTTGGTGACAACAGGTCTACATGATTCACAAGTGCAATACTTTGAACCAATGAAGTGGGTAGCGAAACTGCGTGAAATGAAAACAGGCAACAATGTATTGGTGTTCAAAACCGATATGGAAGCCGGTCACGGTGGCGCGTCTGGTCGATTTAAGCGATTAAAAGAAGATGCTCTTGAATACGCCTTCTTTTTAGACTTACTAAAAACTCAGTAG
- the xthA gene encoding exodeoxyribonuclease III: MKVISFNINGLRARLHQLQAVIDKHQPDVIGLQEIKVHDEAFPIADVEAMGYKVYFHGQKAHYGVAMLCKQEPISVQKGFPTDNEDHQKRMIMATFEDENGEKVTVLNGYFPQGDNIKHETKYPYKREFYKDLMTYLNDYHNKDEQVIVMGDINISPIDADIGIGEPNAKRWLKTGKCSFQPEEREWLKTLMDWGFVDSFRLLHPEVNDQYSWFDYRSKGFVDNRGLRIDVVLATQKLADKCTEAGIDYELRGIEKPSDHAPIWSTFK; encoded by the coding sequence ATGAAAGTAATTAGCTTCAACATCAACGGCCTAAGAGCCCGCCTTCATCAACTGCAAGCTGTTATCGACAAACACCAACCGGACGTGATTGGTCTGCAAGAGATAAAAGTACACGATGAAGCCTTCCCTATTGCTGATGTTGAAGCAATGGGCTACAAGGTTTACTTTCACGGCCAAAAAGCACACTACGGTGTGGCTATGCTGTGTAAGCAAGAGCCAATCTCGGTTCAGAAAGGTTTTCCAACCGACAATGAAGACCATCAAAAACGTATGATCATGGCGACGTTTGAAGATGAAAACGGTGAAAAGGTTACAGTACTAAATGGTTACTTCCCTCAAGGGGATAACATCAAGCATGAAACCAAATACCCGTACAAGCGCGAGTTCTACAAAGACTTGATGACTTACCTAAACGATTACCACAATAAAGATGAACAAGTGATCGTAATGGGCGACATTAATATCAGCCCAATTGATGCTGACATCGGCATTGGTGAACCTAATGCAAAACGTTGGCTGAAAACCGGTAAGTGTTCTTTCCAACCAGAAGAGCGCGAATGGTTGAAAACATTGATGGATTGGGGTTTTGTAGACAGTTTCCGTTTGCTACACCCTGAAGTAAACGATCAATACTCGTGGTTTGATTACCGCTCAAAAGGTTTCGTAGACAACCGCGGCCTGCGTATTGATGTAGTCCTAGCGACTCAAAAGCTTGCTGATAAATGTACTGAAGCTGGCATCGACTACGAACTACGTGGTATCGAAAAACCATCTGATCACGCGCCAATTTGGTCGACGTTTAAGTAA